CGTTAACAGTCGACGCAAGCGCAAAGGGCTTAGGAGCAGCAATTATACAGGAAGTAAAAACCTGTTGCTTATTCATCAAGGACCTTAACCCCTGCACAACAGAATTACGCTCAAATTGAGAAGGAGGCGTTGGCCATAGCCTTTGGATGTCAGAGATTTCATCAATTCATATACGGACGCCAGGTTACCGTAGAGAGTGACCATAAACCGCTTCAGTCGATATTCCGTAAACCGTTGATGACAGCGCCACCTAGACTGCAACGAATATTGCTAACATTGCAGAAGTACGACTTGAACGTTGTATACAAACCTGGTAAGGAGATGTTCATTGCGGACACTCTTAGCAGAGCATTCTTACCTGAAAGCTCAGATGACATCGTTCCAGATTTGACGATAAACTCTTTGCTAACCTCGTATCTACCTGTATCTCCAGTAATGTGCCGTAAACTACAAGAGGAGACAGCAAAGGACAGAGAGTTACAGACACTTCAGGATGTTGTGTTAGAAGGTTGGCCAGAAACTAAAGTTGAGGTAGTAACGGAGATTCTACCCTACTGGAATTTCAGAGAACCACAAACTCATCATTCCAAAATCCATGCGTCCAGAAATGCTGAAAATTATTCACAAATCTCATCTAGGAATAGTCAAGTCCAAATCCTTAGCGAGAGACATTCTGTACTGGCCAGGTATGGCGACGGATATTGAGAACACTGTCCAGAGGTGTTCTGTGTGTGCGGAAACCCCTCAAGGGAATCCGAAAGAGCCGTTGGTAGAGACCGAGCTACCAAACAGACCATGGTCCGTGATATCAGCCGATCTATTCGAATACAAGGGAAACCACTATCTTGTTTCCGTCGACAATTACTCAAAGTGGCCAGAACTCTCCAAGCTAGACAATCTGAGTAGTAGAAACACCATTTCCTACCTAAAAGGTCAAATGTCTCGATACGGAGTACCAGGCATTGTGGTTAAATAAATCCCAACTCAAGCACTTGGATCACAGTAGTGTAACCTGGGATTGCCTAAACTGTGGTCTTCCAAATTTCTCCTCCACACTCTTTGATACATCCCCAACTGACatctcaaacaaattttcaCACCTACATGACACAAGCACCCTCTCCAGTAGTGATGACCCTAAAAGTCCCGGTCCTCCCAAAGCATCCTCCTCACCAAAAAAACAAACCACCCCGCCCAACACAACCAACAGATTCATCAAACCCACTAGGATAGCTACCATTAATTTCCAATCCATCTCCAATAAAAAACCTGAACTGGAACACCTGCTTCACACACTCAAACCAGACATAGTAATAGGTACAGAAACATGGCTTAACAATAACATCCCATCCCACGAATATTTCCCATCAGACTCTTACACAACATACAGGAAAGACAGAACTCCAAACAAAAAAGGACAAAGCCACGGTGGAGTTCTGATAGCAGTAACAAATGCATACCACTCAGAACATGCAAAAGAACTAGACACAGACAACGaatctatatatattaacatcaaCATGACAAATTCACATGACCTAACAGTAGGCGCATACTACAGACCCTCCTCAGACAAAGGAAAATCAATCGAACACCTCGAAGACTCCATAAATAGAATAGGCCAAAACAATAACAGAATTACATACATCAGTGGAGACTTTAACTTACCCCATATAGACTGGCACACCAACACCACCATCCCAAGCACACCACAACCTAAGCTACACCAACACCTACTTAACATCATCAATGACAAGTCTCTCACTCAAACGACAGCTTCCCCCACTCGTGGCGAACACATATTAGACCTTACACTAACCAATAGGCCATCCATCATcaacaaacaagaaatattaCCACCACTAGGAAAATCGGACCACGACATAGTTTACACCGAAATTGACGTCCGACTAAAAAAGATCAGAAGACCACCTAGGGACATCCTCATCTACAATAAAGCCAACTGGGACAACATAAAGACTGACCTTGAACAATTAAATACACAACTGGACGAACGATCAAACGACAACATAGAGGAGATCTGGCACTCTTTCAAAACAACACTAAACAAATCCATAGACAAAAACATACCCACCAAGCACATCACACACAAATCCAAACTCCCTTGGATAACCCGCCCCATTCGCCAACTCATAAACAAATCCAAACGCTTACACAAACAGTATAAATCCAAACCAGAaatcaaacataaatataaagcaacaaaatcagaactacaaaaacaaaccagaaaCGCATACCTCAACTACttagaaaaaatgataacaGACATACCAATAGACGAACCTAGATCCTCACACCCTAACAAAAAACACAATCCCAAAAAACTTTTCTCGTACATAAAAACAACCAAGAAAGAGAATTCTGACATCACAGTCCTACGGAAAGACGGACAGCTGCTGACGGACACAACTGACAAAGCCAACATCTTAAACCAACAATTCCAGTCTGCTTTCACACAATGGAGTATACAACCGTACCTGACAAAGGACCTTCACCACACCCAATTATGCCAGACATCCACATAACACAACAGGGCATACACAAACTACTGAACAATATAAACTCGCATAAAGCAACTGGCCCCGACAACATTCATGGCAGAATATTGAAAGAACTCAAAGACATCACAGCTCCAAtccttacaaaaatatttacatgctcACTCACCACAGGAACACTTCCCCACGACTGGAAACACGCAAATGTCAATCCCATTTACAAAAAAGGCGACAAATACAATCCCGCAAACTACAGACCAATATCACTCACATGCATCACGTGCAACTTAATGGAACATATAATCACCAGCGCCACCATGTCACATCtggaaaacaacaacatactTTACGACAAACAACACGGCTTTAGACCTTCCAGATCGTGCGAAACCCAACTGGCCACGTTCATACACGACCTCACACaaaaccacaacaacaacaacacgcAGACAGACATCATAATCATGGACTTTGCAAAAGCTTTTGACAAAGTACCACACAAACGCCTTCAGTACAAACTCAAATACTACGGCATCACAGGTAACACACATGCATGGATAACAGATTTTCTTTCACATCGCACCCAGACAGTAATACTTGAGGGCaaacactcacacaaaataCCAGTAACATCCGGAGTCCCTCAAGGAACCTGTCTGGGCCCCATacttttcttaatatatatcaacGACCTACATGAATACATGAAACACAGCACCCTTAGACTTTTCGCAGACGATagtatcatttacaagaccataCACAAACAAGAAGAAACACAGAAACTACAACACGACCTTGACAATGCAGGACAATGGGAACACGACTGGCTAATGCAATTTCACCCCGACAAGTGTAACGTCATCTCCACTACCACCAAACGCAACAAAATCCACCACAACTACACTCTCCATAACCACTCACTTGAACACGTCAAACACAGTAAATACTTAGGCCTCACACTACAAAACAACCTCCAATGGGACAAGCACATTAACAACATCACCGCAAATGCAAACAGAACACTAGGTTTCCTAAAACGAAACCTCACAATCAATTCACCACACATTAAAGAACACGCATATAAAGCACTTGTTAGACCCAAACTAGAGTACTGCTCCTCTATCTGGGACCCACACAATACTggccaaatacaacaaatagaaaaaactcaacgcagagcagcaagatatgtacacaacagatatcataacacttcttcagtctcagacatgttatacacactccAATGGCCAACACTACAAACACGCCGTCTACAATCACGACTCATCCTCCTATATAAAATCACACACCATCTCGTTGCCATCAACCCAGAACAATACCTAACACCTCTAGACACCCGCACTAGACACACACATCCCTATGCATACAGACACATCGCAGCCACAAAGGATACATTTAAGTACTCCTTTTTCCCACACACCATCACATactggaatctcctccctgtggcaacagtacaaaacactacactggagggcttcaaggcaaacataaacaacgtagcccttgaagcccccactcacaaataaacacctcatttttatcatgtttttaacctatctacttttatctattccagcaccagaaaaaaaaatgcactgTATATAACCCCTTCCCCCACGCCACTGAGCCGATCACTCACCTAAAATCGTCACTATTGACGGATGGTGATAAaccaaagaagaagaagaagaagaagtaTAAGCTAGAGCCTGCTCTTGGGTGATACGAAAAGAAGTATCGTCTTTATTAGACATCATGTTCATTTTTAACCTGTCCGGGCACTAATGACGTGGCTATATATAGAACACAGGACGTCCTAAGCCAAGCAACCAAATCacaaaatatgtcaatatttgggcTGTAGAATAACTTATATAACAGAATTTGATCCGTTTACATACCACAGTTCATCATAAACACTTACTTGTTTTCAGTTTTTAGAAAAAACTTTCCTTAAATGTCCAATTTAGAAAAATAGATTAGCACCACACAAACACCGGTCCACTCGATTCAGGCCATCACGTGACTCTTTTGTGATGTTTTAGCTATTGGAATTTAAATAATCTGTTCATGTTAAAACTTGTGATGTTTAATTgtgatttaaatgttttaccatGACAATTTCTGCTCTACGTGATTTGGTTCGATAGTCTACTAAAATCAATACCTGCTACCATTATCACCCGGAGCATTAACCGGACGTGAACTGTTACCAATGTAGGAGATAGTAACAGTAGTGTTCGCCAACAATTTACAAAGATGTACACGCTGATATGGATGATTCTGTGGATGTGCGGTATGACCTTAGGGATGTTGGAGTCAGGTGAGTATCTATGTGCGGTATGACCCTCGGGATGACGGAGTCTGGTGAGTATCTTTGTGTGGTATGACCCGTACGGTGACGGAGTCAGGTGAGTATCTATGTGCGGTATAATCCGCGGGGTTACGGAGTCTGGTGAGTATCTATGTGCGATATGACCCTCGGGGTTACGGAGTCTGTTGAGATCTATGTGCTTTATGACCCGCGGGGTGATGGAGTCAGGTGAGTATCTATGTGCGGTATAACTCTTGGGGTGTCGGAGTCTGGTGAGTTTCTGTTACGGTATGAATCTCAGGTTGACTGAGTCAGGTGAGTATCTATGTGCGGTATGATCCGCGAGGTGACGGAGTCAGGTGAGTATCTATGTGCGGTATGATCTGCGAGGTGACGGAGTCCGGTGAGTATCTATGTATGGTATAACCCTCGGGATGACGTAGTCCGGTGAGTATCTATGTGCGGTATGACCCTCGGGATGACGGAGTACTATGAGTATCGATGTGCGGTATGACTCTTAGGGTTTCGGAGTCTGGTGAGTATCTGTTACGGTATGACCCTCGGGTTGACTGAGTCAGGTGAGTTTCTATGCTGACGGAGTCTGGTGAGTATCTATGTGCGGTTTGCCCCTCTCTATGACGGAGTCTGGTGAATATCTATGTGTGGTATAATCCTCGGGGTGACGGAGTCTGGTGAGTATCTACGTGCGGTATGATCCGCGAGCTGACGGAGTCTGGTGAGTATCTATGTGCGGTTTGCCACTCGCTATGACGGAGTCTGGTGAATATCTATGTGTGGTATGATCCGCGAGCTGACGAAGTCTGGTGAGTATCTATGTGCGGTTTGCCATTAAGTATCTATGTGCTGTATGAATCTAAGGGTGTCGGAGTATGGTGAGCATCTTTGTGCGGTATGACCCTCGTGATGACCGAGTCTGATGATTAGTGCGGTATGATTATAAGTACGGTATACGATTGGAACTGCCATTATTCACGTTGTGCTTTTTATGATTTCGtcaaatgtagaaaaaaaattggACAGCAATTAGATAAGTAGACAGTGCACGGATAACAGCGTAGATACCATTCGATTACGATATAAGTAATCGTTCTCTCTATTTGAATGTCTTGTGAGTGTTTTATGATAATTTGTCTTTGACTCTGAAATCGTGAATTAAGTAATATGCGATATCAAGCGCCTTAAAAAGCCCACTaactttccggagcaaaatattaaggtttcttaaaaacgttaataacatcagaaaatacaaGCCGATGGCCTacgatgaggttacaacaccaaacatgaaaaaaattggAGACACATTTCTATGTTTAGCCGTCTgacacagtgatagtcaactgacgcgcggtatttaggacgacggcgggaaacataaaacgacccgtgtaatgaaaattaatatttgattttatttaatttttaagatggtgataatgtagtattaacggtaagttaataatctTTGCGACTCTACAGAATCaatgatctcgttttacattccttttttaaaaatcaaaagccatttcggaaaggtagccttGAAACGAGTCTCACCATATCCCATAGCTACGAGTGTATGTTTTCTCACCGTAACACATGTTCTGAGAAAAACTATTTTCAAATTTCGTTGATGTAAAACACGACCAGACCATTGCAGCTGGGAATTCTGGACGTTTCTGGCTACACAGACAATCATACTGAATCACGATGGCATGGGAAACATTTTGGCGTTAGGAAAACTTGTTAAACGAT
This genomic window from Argopecten irradians isolate NY chromosome 4, Ai_NY, whole genome shotgun sequence contains:
- the LOC138322041 gene encoding uncharacterized protein; the protein is MTAPPRLQRILLTLQKYDLNVVYKPGKEMFIADTLSRAFLPESSDDIVPDLTINSLLTSYLPVSPVMCRKLQEETAKDRELQTLQDVVLEGWPETKVEVKCLDTEYQALWLNKSQLKHLDHSSVTWDCLNCGLPNFSSTLFDTSPTDISNKFSHLHDTSTLSSSDDPKSPGPPKASSSPKKQTTPPNTTNRFIKPTRIATINFQSISNKKPELEHLLHTLKPDIVIGTETWLNNNIPSHEYFPSDSYTTYRKDRTPNKKGQSHGGVLIAVTNAYHSEHAKELDTDNESIYININMTNSHDLTVGAYYRPSSDKGKSIEHLEDSINRIGQNNNRITYISGDFNLPHIDWHTNTTIPSTPQPKLHQHLLNIINDKSLTQTTASPTRGEHILDLTLTNRPSIINKQEILPPLGKSDHDIVYTEIDVRLKKIRRPPRDILIYNKANWDNIKTDLEQLNTQLDERSNDNIEEIWHSFKTTLNKSIDKNIPTKHITHKSKLPWITRPIRQLINKSKRLHKQYKSKPEIKHKYKATKSELQKQTRNAYLNYLEKMITDIPIDEPRSSHPNKKHNPKKLFSYIKTTKKENSDITVLRKDGQLLTDTTDKANILNQQFQSAFTQWSIQPYLTKDLHHTQLCQTST